From Caminibacter mediatlanticus TB-2, the proteins below share one genomic window:
- a CDS encoding UDP-N-acetylmuramoyl-L-alanyl-D-glutamate--2,6-diaminopimelate ligase, whose protein sequence is MDLIYYLNNNLITDNTKDLTTNKIFLKTFQNQKYATNITKFITPKELLDALKLKTKFIGITGTNGKTTTAFVLSFLLKNLGFNVVTQGTEGLYFNLEKKENKTLTTPDIFTTIKRAYKYKPDFFVMEVSSHAIAQNRIEGIRFDAKIMTSFSQDHLDYHKSMDEYKKVKESFFQDESVKVINGKLKMENGKYSIIEIGNYDFKVYNKNLYVLEKPIVNDIPMAGEFNKMNFSLALKTAEILTNSSFSILNSQLKNFKGVSGRMEIVSKNPLIIVDFAHTPDGIEKVLSSVKGEKIVVFGAGGNRDKEKRELMGKVASKYAEFLIITNDNPRCESPLDIANDIAKGVLIPYEIILDRKEAIKKGVELGKNGKILFVLGKGDEEFIEYCDKKEKFKDKNVILEILGESDE, encoded by the coding sequence ATGGATTTAATTTACTACTTAAATAATAACTTAATAACTGATAATACAAAAGATTTAACTACTAATAAAATTTTTTTAAAAACTTTTCAAAATCAAAAATATGCTACTAATATTACTAAATTTATTACTCCAAAAGAACTTTTAGATGCTTTAAAACTTAAAACAAAATTTATTGGTATAACAGGGACTAATGGAAAAACAACAACGGCTTTTGTTTTAAGTTTTTTATTAAAAAATTTAGGATTTAATGTAGTAACCCAAGGTACAGAGGGACTTTATTTTAATTTAGAAAAAAAAGAAAATAAAACTTTAACTACTCCTGATATTTTTACTACAATTAAAAGAGCATATAAATATAAACCTGATTTTTTTGTAATGGAAGTTAGCTCTCACGCAATTGCTCAAAATAGAATAGAAGGAATTAGGTTTGATGCAAAAATAATGACCTCTTTTTCACAAGACCATCTTGATTATCATAAATCAATGGATGAATATAAAAAAGTAAAAGAGTCATTTTTTCAAGATGAGAGCGTAAAAGTTATAAATGGAAAATTGAAAATGGAAAATGGAAAATACAGTATTATAGAAATAGGAAATTATGATTTTAAAGTATATAATAAAAATTTATATGTTTTAGAAAAACCTATTGTTAATGATATTCCAATGGCTGGTGAGTTTAATAAAATGAATTTTTCACTTGCTTTAAAAACTGCTGAAATATTGACTAATTCTTCATTTTCCATTCTCAATTCTCAACTCAAAAATTTTAAAGGTGTTAGCGGTAGGATGGAAATAGTCTCAAAAAATCCATTAATTATTGTAGATTTTGCACATACTCCTGATGGAATTGAAAAAGTTTTAAGCAGCGTAAAGGGAGAAAAAATAGTTGTTTTTGGTGCAGGTGGAAATAGAGATAAAGAAAAAAGAGAATTAATGGGAAAAGTAGCAAGTAAATATGCTGAATTTTTAATTATTACTAATGATAATCCTCGTTGCGAAAGTCCATTAGATATTGCAAATGATATAGCAAAAGGTGTCTTAATTCCTTATGAAATAATATTAGATAGAAAAGAAGCAATAAAAAAAGGAGTAGAATTAGGAAAAAATGGTAAAATTTTGTTTGTTTTAGGTAAAGGTGATGAAGAATTTATAGAGTATTGCGATAAAAAAGAGAAGTTTAAAGATAAAAATGTAATTTTAGAAATTTTAGGAGAAAGTGATGAATGA
- the rpsD gene encoding 30S ribosomal protein S4: protein MARYTGPVERIERRLGVSLELKGERRLAGKSALDRRPYAPGQHGQRRAKISEYGQQLREKQKIKYYYGVLEKQFRRFFKEANRQEGNTGENLIKLLERRLDNVVYRMGFATTRRFARQLVTHGHILVNGKRVNIPSYIVKEGDRIEIREKSKNNPQIQRALELTAQTGIAPWVDVDKEKMVGVFQRVPEREEVNIPVDERLVVELYSK, encoded by the coding sequence ATGGCAAGATATACAGGACCAGTTGAAAGAATTGAAAGAAGACTTGGAGTTAGCTTAGAGCTAAAAGGTGAAAGAAGATTAGCAGGAAAGTCTGCACTTGATAGAAGACCTTATGCACCAGGGCAACATGGACAAAGAAGAGCAAAAATTTCTGAGTATGGGCAACAACTTAGAGAAAAACAAAAAATTAAATATTACTATGGTGTACTTGAAAAACAATTTAGAAGATTTTTTAAAGAAGCAAATAGACAAGAAGGAAATACAGGGGAGAACCTAATTAAACTTCTTGAAAGAAGACTTGATAATGTAGTTTATAGAATGGGATTTGCAACAACAAGAAGATTTGCAAGACAACTTGTAACTCATGGTCATATTTTAGTAAATGGAAAAAGAGTTAATATTCCTTCTTATATTGTAAAAGAAGGTGATAGAATTGAAATTAGAGAAAAATCTAAAAACAATCCTCAAATTCAAAGAGCATTAGAATTAACAGCACAAACAGGTATAGCTCCTTGGGTTGATGTAGATAAAGAAAAAATGGTTGGTGTATTCCAAAGAGTACCTGAGAGAGAAGAAGTAAATATTCCAGTAGATGAAAGATTAGTAGTTGAGTTATACTCTAAATAA
- the rpsK gene encoding 30S ribosomal protein S11: MAKRKLTKKKKIKKQVGRGIVYISATFNNTMITVTDEMGNALCWSSAGALGFKGSKKSTPFAAQQAVEDVMAKAKEYGIKEVGIKVQGPGGGRETAVKTVGAIDGIKVLWMKDVTPLPHNGCRPRKRRRV; this comes from the coding sequence ATGGCAAAAAGAAAATTAACTAAAAAGAAAAAGATTAAAAAACAAGTAGGAAGAGGAATTGTTTATATTTCAGCTACTTTTAATAATACAATGATTACAGTTACAGATGAAATGGGTAATGCTTTATGTTGGAGTAGTGCAGGTGCACTTGGTTTTAAAGGAAGTAAAAAATCAACTCCATTTGCAGCTCAACAAGCAGTAGAAGATGTTATGGCAAAAGCAAAAGAGTATGGTATTAAAGAAGTAGGAATTAAAGTTCAAGGACCAGGTGGAGGTAGAGAGACTGCTGTTAAAACAGTTGGTGCTATTGATGGTATTAAAGTTTTATGGATGAAAGATGTAACACCATTACCTCACAATGGTTGTAGACCAAGAAAAAGAAGAAGGGTGTAA
- the rpmJ gene encoding 50S ribosomal protein L36, with the protein MKVRASVKKICPKCKIVKRKGTVRVICENPRHKQRQG; encoded by the coding sequence ATGAAAGTTAGAGCATCAGTTAAAAAAATTTGCCCTAAATGCAAAATAGTAAAAAGAAAAGGCACTGTTAGAGTTATTTGTGAAAATCCAAGACATAAACAAAGACAAGGATAA
- a CDS encoding NCS2 family permease has product MDFLNRLFRLQEKNTTVSTEFRAGLSTFLAMMYIVPVNASIMSLTGMPFDALVTATAVVTIIATILNGFWSNTPVAMSVGMGLNAYFTFGLVKGMGIPWQTALGIVMISGIIFLILSFTKFRVWVLESVPDDLRRAISAGIGMFIAFIGLQGMGIIVKNDATLVSLGNIKDAHVLLGVFGFIMAALFYAYRIKGSFILSIVLTSIVAWVLGLANLPRGIISTPASIAPIAFKFDIMSALTLSLVPVIITFLITDMFDTIGTLAGIGMRAGLFQKGSKELQKTLEADAAATVIGASLGTSTTTSFIESAVGVEEGGRTGLTAIFTGLFFITTLFFLPLYKAIPSNAIYPILVMVGVLMFSELKNINFKDLTIAVSSFVTVILMPLTYSITIGLSAGFVTFLMLALLKREFDKINIGTITLALIGFLAFIFH; this is encoded by the coding sequence ATGGACTTTCTTAATCGTCTTTTTAGATTACAAGAAAAAAATACGACTGTATCGACTGAATTTAGAGCTGGTCTTTCTACTTTTCTTGCTATGATGTATATTGTACCTGTAAATGCTTCTATTATGTCTCTTACAGGGATGCCTTTTGATGCATTAGTTACTGCAACAGCAGTAGTAACCATAATTGCAACTATATTAAATGGTTTTTGGTCAAATACACCTGTTGCAATGAGTGTGGGGATGGGTCTTAATGCCTATTTTACTTTTGGTTTAGTTAAAGGAATGGGAATTCCTTGGCAAACAGCTCTTGGTATAGTAATGATAAGTGGTATTATTTTTTTAATATTATCTTTTACAAAATTTAGAGTATGGGTATTAGAGTCTGTACCCGATGATTTAAGAAGAGCTATAAGTGCAGGTATTGGAATGTTTATTGCGTTTATTGGACTTCAAGGTATGGGAATAATTGTTAAAAACGATGCAACATTAGTATCACTTGGCAATATAAAAGATGCTCATGTTTTACTTGGGGTTTTTGGTTTTATTATGGCTGCATTATTTTATGCATATAGAATTAAAGGTTCTTTTATTTTATCTATTGTACTTACATCGATTGTTGCATGGGTTTTAGGACTCGCAAATTTGCCAAGAGGTATAATTTCTACTCCTGCAAGTATTGCACCTATTGCATTTAAATTTGATATTATGAGTGCTTTAACTTTATCGTTAGTGCCAGTTATTATTACTTTTTTGATTACAGATATGTTTGATACAATTGGAACTCTTGCTGGAATTGGAATGAGGGCAGGACTTTTTCAAAAAGGAAGCAAAGAGCTTCAGAAGACACTTGAAGCTGATGCAGCAGCAACAGTTATTGGAGCTTCTCTTGGGACATCAACTACAACATCTTTTATTGAAAGTGCAGTTGGTGTAGAAGAGGGAGGAAGGACAGGTCTTACTGCTATATTTACAGGTTTATTCTTTATTACAACATTATTTTTCTTGCCATTATATAAAGCAATTCCAAGTAATGCAATTTATCCTATTTTAGTAATGGTTGGTGTTTTAATGTTTAGTGAACTTAAAAATATTAATTTTAAAGATTTGACTATTGCTGTTAGTAGTTTTGTTACAGTAATTTTAATGCCTCTTACTTATTCTATTACAATTGGACTTAGTGCTGGGTTTGTAACATTTTTAATGTTAGCACTTTTAAAAAGAGAATTTGATAAGATTAATATTGGAACAATTACTCTTGCATTAATAGGTTTTTTAGCATTTATTTTTCACTAA
- a CDS encoding DNA-directed RNA polymerase subunit alpha: MNKIKTEVSIPTEFSYNKEGNKASIEVYPFEAGFGVSVAHPIRRTLIAATTGFAPVGLKIEGVKHEFDSLKGMLEDVASFIINLKNIRFKIKNSSKDEVVVEYFFTGPKEIKGADLINEEIDVVTPDEYIATLNEEGELKLTLLIKKGMGFVAVENFRDTLPEGFIGLDAYFSPIKKAVYNIENVLVEDDPNYEKVIFEVETDGQIDPIDAFKNAVNNYLNQFGVFSKEFKLETKKVENVELPDEYNILFKPIEELNLRSRSFNALDRAGIKFIGELVLMGKEKISNIKNLGTKSLEEIFEKLEEIGFSINKTLPLDFKKAIEEKLAKLKGEE; encoded by the coding sequence ATGAATAAAATTAAAACAGAAGTTTCAATTCCAACAGAATTTTCATATAATAAAGAAGGCAATAAAGCTTCAATTGAAGTTTATCCTTTTGAAGCTGGATTTGGTGTAAGTGTAGCACATCCAATTAGAAGAACATTAATTGCAGCTACTACTGGATTTGCTCCAGTAGGGCTTAAAATTGAGGGAGTTAAACATGAATTTGATTCCCTAAAAGGTATGCTTGAAGATGTTGCAAGTTTTATTATTAATCTAAAAAATATTAGATTTAAAATAAAAAATTCTTCAAAAGATGAAGTTGTAGTAGAATACTTTTTTACAGGGCCAAAAGAAATAAAAGGTGCTGATTTAATAAATGAAGAAATTGATGTAGTTACACCTGATGAATATATTGCTACTTTAAATGAAGAAGGTGAGTTAAAATTAACTCTTTTAATTAAAAAAGGTATGGGATTTGTAGCAGTTGAAAATTTTAGAGATACTTTGCCAGAAGGATTTATTGGACTTGATGCATATTTTTCACCAATAAAAAAAGCAGTTTATAATATTGAAAATGTATTAGTAGAAGATGACCCAAATTATGAAAAAGTAATTTTTGAAGTAGAAACAGATGGACAAATTGATCCAATAGATGCATTTAAAAATGCAGTTAATAATTATTTAAATCAATTTGGAGTATTTTCAAAAGAGTTTAAACTTGAAACAAAAAAAGTTGAAAATGTTGAACTACCAGATGAGTATAATATTTTATTTAAACCAATTGAAGAACTTAATCTTAGAAGTAGAAGTTTTAATGCTTTAGATAGAGCAGGAATTAAATTTATTGGTGAATTAGTATTAATGGGTAAAGAAAAAATATCTAATATTAAAAATTTAGGTACTAAATCACTTGAAGAAATTTTTGAAAAACTTGAAGAAATTGGATTTTCAATAAATAAAACATTGCCACTTGATTTCAAAAAGGCAATTGAAGAGAAGTTAGCAAAACTTAAAGGAGAAGAGTAA
- the rplQ gene encoding 50S ribosomal protein L17 produces MRHKHGYRKLGRDSEHRIALLRNLACDLIENEKIETTVPKAKELRKYIEKIITRAKNSDDLNTHRYVYSKLGSNERAKAATKKVIEIIAPKFANRNGGYTRIIKTRFRRGDAAEMCIIEFVGE; encoded by the coding sequence ATGAGACATAAACACGGATATAGAAAGCTTGGTCGTGATAGCGAGCATAGAATAGCACTTCTTAGAAACTTAGCTTGTGATTTAATTGAAAATGAAAAAATTGAAACTACAGTTCCAAAAGCAAAAGAACTTAGAAAATATATCGAAAAAATTATTACAAGAGCAAAAAACAGTGATGATTTAAATACTCATAGATATGTATATTCAAAACTTGGAAGTAATGAAAGAGCAAAAGCAGCAACAAAAAAAGTTATTGAAATAATTGCTCCAAAGTTTGCTAATAGAAATGGTGGATATACAAGAATTATTAAAACAAGATTTAGAAGAGGTGATGCAGCGGAGATGTGTATAATTGAATTTGTAGGAGAATAA
- the rpsM gene encoding 30S ribosomal protein S13 translates to MARIAGIDLPKNKKIEYALPYIYGIGLTTSRKILKDTGIDPNKRVYELTEDEVSILNKEIQNNYIVEGELRKIVQLNIKELMDLGCYRGLRHRRGLPVRGQRTKTNARTRKGKRKTVGAKAK, encoded by the coding sequence ATGGCAAGAATTGCAGGTATAGACTTACCTAAAAATAAAAAAATAGAATATGCACTTCCATATATTTATGGAATTGGACTTACAACAAGTAGAAAAATTTTAAAAGATACAGGAATTGATCCAAATAAAAGAGTATATGAATTAACAGAAGATGAAGTATCTATTTTAAATAAAGAAATTCAAAATAATTACATAGTAGAAGGTGAGCTTAGAAAAATAGTTCAACTTAATATTAAAGAACTTATGGACTTAGGTTGTTATAGAGGTCTTAGACACAGACGTGGATTACCTGTTAGAGGTCAAAGAACTAAGACTAATGCGAGAACTCGCAAAGGTAAAAGAAAAACTGTTGGTGCAAAAGCGAAATAA
- a CDS encoding NifU family protein codes for MADIPFSNEDLKEAVAGVIEEIRPMLQMDGGDVKLIDVKKPIVFVQLQGGCVGCASAGATLKYGIEKALKEKIHPDLVVMNVPHGYEDKLDELAKYSF; via the coding sequence ATGGCTGATATCCCTTTTTCAAATGAAGATTTAAAAGAAGCAGTAGCAGGTGTAATTGAAGAAATTCGTCCAATGCTTCAAATGGATGGAGGAGATGTTAAGTTAATTGATGTTAAAAAACCTATTGTTTTTGTTCAGCTTCAAGGTGGATGTGTTGGATGTGCGAGTGCAGGAGCTACACTTAAATATGGAATTGAAAAAGCATTAAAAGAGAAAATCCATCCTGATTTAGTAGTTATGAATGTACCTCATGGATATGAGGATAAATTGGATGAGCTTGCGAAATATTCGTTCTAA